A window of the Haloarcula rubripromontorii genome harbors these coding sequences:
- a CDS encoding DUF7518 family protein, whose translation MCGNRVEELETRVRELEASVEGLTDELVECKVRIRELEASVDEDNGFSADESDSEESAATQTEADTPNTADTDEGDNREEAEAASETETEEDSESDIIVA comes from the coding sequence ATGTGCGGCAACCGAGTCGAGGAACTCGAAACGCGCGTCAGAGAACTGGAAGCGTCGGTCGAGGGACTGACCGACGAACTCGTCGAATGCAAGGTTCGTATCCGGGAACTCGAAGCCAGCGTCGACGAGGACAACGGATTCAGCGCCGACGAGTCCGACTCGGAAGAATCGGCCGCCACCCAAACGGAGGCCGACACACCTAACACTGCGGATACCGACGAGGGTGATAACAGGGAGGAAGCCGAAGCCGCGTCGGAGACCGAGACCGAAGAGGACTCCGAATCCGACATCATCGTCGCGTAG
- the smc gene encoding chromosome segregation protein SMC, translated as MHIKELVLDNFKSFGRKTRIPFYEDFTTISGPNGSGKSNIIDAILFALGLARTSGIRAEKLTDLIYNPGHADEDAEYDGERQASVEVILANDDRTLERSQVVNAAGTEDVGDVDEIAIKRRVKETEDNYYSYYYINGRSVNLSDIQDLLAQAGVTPEGYNVVMQGDVTEIINMTAGSRREIIDEIAGVAQFDAKKADAFDELEVVQERIDEAELRIEEKQERLDQLEDERETALKYQDLRDEKEEYEGYRKAAELEDKRDELTAVEETIDELESELTELQTELDERQGAVIRLEDELHELNGEIERKGEDEQLAIKRDIEEIKGDISRLEDKIESAEETVEAAENERRQAFVQIDRKQETIDDLESDIRETKVAKSNVKADIAEKESELAEVQQRIDEVGEEFQEVKDELESKRSRLETLKSEKNDLQREQDRLLDEARRRSNAEDEKRAAIEDAEAEIPDLEADIEDLETELEKAEQNKATIGEVVDDLRAEKRELQSDLDDLEDEISAKQQEYAQLEAKAGEDGDSSYGRAVTAILNAGQDGVHGTAGQLGGVDPEYATACETAAGGRLAHVVVDDDSVGQRCIEYLKSRSAGRATFLPITQMQNRSLGSLPSADGVIDFAYNLVDFDREYAGIFSYVLGDTVVVDSMDTARELMGDYRMVTLDGDLVEKSGAMTGGSSSGTRYSFSGGAGKLERVATRINELEDERADVREDLRDVEERLDDARDRESDATEQVRDIETSIERKETALEDTRDRIDQLEADLEEIAAEREDVADQMDELEADIEAKTEEIDALQSDIDELEAEVEDSELPDLTDRRESIEDDIDALEDRQGELDAELNEYQLEKQYAEDAIEDLHDDIEAAQNRKAEHEERIDDLEAKVAEKQELKAEKEQAVADLEEELAELKSEREDLKADLQEAKEARDEQQAAVSEVERDLESEQETQERLEWEIDELEAQVGDYDPEDVPDHETVEQEIDRLETEMEKLEPVNMRAIEEYDRVDDDLQELEDKKATLVEEADGIRDRIDTYEARKKETFMDSFTEINDQFQDIFERLSNGTGHLHLEDEDDPFEGGLTMKAQPGDKPIQRLNAMSGGEKSLTALAFIFAIQRHNPAPFYALDEVDAFLDAANADLVGELVDELAGDAQFVVVSHRSAMLERSERAIGVMMQGDNVSAVTGIDLSGEGADDGDEEVPADD; from the coding sequence ATGCATATCAAAGAGCTCGTCCTCGACAATTTCAAGAGCTTCGGGCGCAAGACCCGAATTCCGTTCTACGAAGACTTTACCACTATCAGCGGCCCGAACGGCTCGGGCAAGTCCAACATCATCGACGCGATTCTGTTTGCGCTTGGACTCGCTCGCACCTCGGGTATCCGCGCCGAGAAGCTGACCGACCTCATCTACAACCCCGGCCACGCCGACGAGGACGCCGAGTACGACGGTGAACGGCAGGCCAGCGTCGAGGTGATTCTGGCCAACGACGACCGGACCCTCGAACGGTCACAGGTCGTCAACGCCGCCGGCACCGAGGACGTGGGTGATGTGGACGAGATCGCAATCAAACGCCGGGTCAAGGAGACCGAGGACAACTATTACTCCTACTACTACATCAACGGTCGCTCGGTCAACCTCTCGGACATTCAGGACCTGCTCGCGCAGGCGGGCGTGACGCCGGAGGGATACAACGTCGTCATGCAGGGCGACGTGACTGAGATCATCAACATGACGGCCGGCTCCCGTCGTGAAATCATCGACGAGATCGCCGGCGTCGCCCAGTTCGACGCGAAGAAGGCCGACGCCTTCGACGAACTGGAGGTCGTTCAGGAGCGCATTGACGAGGCCGAACTCCGCATCGAGGAGAAACAGGAGCGCCTCGACCAGCTTGAAGACGAACGGGAAACGGCGCTGAAGTATCAGGACCTCCGCGATGAGAAAGAGGAGTACGAGGGCTACCGGAAGGCCGCCGAACTCGAAGACAAACGGGACGAACTGACGGCGGTCGAGGAGACCATCGACGAGCTCGAAAGCGAACTCACCGAACTCCAGACGGAACTCGACGAGCGTCAGGGCGCGGTCATCCGGCTGGAGGACGAACTCCACGAACTCAACGGGGAAATCGAGCGCAAGGGCGAGGACGAACAGCTCGCCATCAAGCGGGACATCGAGGAGATAAAGGGCGATATCTCGCGGCTGGAGGACAAGATCGAGTCCGCCGAGGAGACTGTCGAGGCCGCCGAGAACGAGCGCCGGCAGGCGTTCGTCCAGATAGACCGCAAGCAGGAGACCATCGACGACCTCGAAAGCGACATCCGCGAGACGAAAGTCGCCAAGTCGAACGTCAAAGCCGACATCGCCGAGAAGGAGTCCGAACTCGCCGAGGTCCAGCAGCGCATCGACGAGGTCGGCGAGGAGTTCCAGGAGGTCAAGGACGAACTCGAATCGAAGCGCTCGCGGCTGGAGACGCTCAAAAGCGAGAAGAACGACCTCCAGCGCGAGCAGGACCGCCTGCTCGACGAGGCCCGCCGGCGCTCGAACGCCGAGGACGAGAAGCGGGCGGCTATCGAGGACGCCGAGGCCGAGATTCCCGACCTCGAAGCCGACATCGAGGACCTGGAGACGGAACTGGAGAAAGCCGAGCAGAACAAGGCGACCATCGGCGAGGTCGTCGACGACCTCCGGGCCGAGAAGCGGGAACTCCAGTCGGACCTCGACGACCTCGAAGACGAAATCAGCGCGAAACAGCAGGAGTACGCCCAGCTAGAGGCCAAGGCCGGCGAAGACGGCGACTCCTCCTATGGCCGCGCGGTGACGGCGATTCTCAACGCCGGGCAGGACGGCGTCCACGGCACCGCCGGGCAACTCGGCGGTGTCGACCCCGAGTACGCCACGGCCTGTGAGACGGCGGCCGGCGGGCGACTCGCCCACGTCGTCGTCGACGACGACAGCGTGGGCCAGCGCTGTATCGAGTACCTCAAATCGCGTAGCGCTGGCCGGGCGACGTTCCTGCCGATTACGCAGATGCAGAACCGCTCGCTGGGCTCGCTGCCGAGCGCCGACGGCGTCATCGACTTCGCGTACAACCTCGTCGATTTCGACCGTGAGTACGCGGGCATCTTCTCGTACGTGCTCGGCGACACCGTCGTCGTCGACAGCATGGACACCGCCCGCGAGCTGATGGGCGACTACCGGATGGTCACCCTTGACGGCGACCTCGTCGAGAAGTCCGGCGCGATGACCGGGGGTTCGTCCTCGGGCACGCGCTACTCCTTCTCGGGCGGCGCGGGCAAGCTCGAACGGGTCGCCACGCGCATCAACGAACTCGAAGACGAGCGCGCCGACGTGCGCGAGGACCTGCGGGACGTGGAGGAGCGACTCGACGACGCCCGCGACCGCGAGTCCGACGCGACCGAGCAGGTCCGGGACATCGAGACGAGCATCGAGCGCAAGGAGACCGCGCTCGAAGACACCCGCGACCGCATCGACCAACTGGAGGCCGATCTGGAAGAAATCGCCGCCGAGCGCGAGGACGTGGCCGACCAGATGGACGAGCTGGAGGCCGACATCGAGGCAAAGACCGAGGAGATCGACGCGCTCCAGTCCGACATCGACGAGCTGGAAGCCGAGGTCGAGGACTCGGAACTGCCGGACCTGACCGACCGGCGCGAATCCATCGAGGACGACATCGACGCGCTGGAGGACCGCCAGGGCGAACTCGACGCGGAACTCAACGAGTACCAGCTGGAGAAACAGTACGCCGAGGACGCCATCGAGGACCTCCACGACGACATCGAGGCGGCCCAGAACCGCAAGGCAGAACACGAGGAGCGCATCGACGACCTCGAAGCGAAGGTCGCCGAGAAGCAGGAGCTGAAAGCCGAGAAGGAACAGGCCGTCGCCGACCTCGAAGAAGAACTGGCCGAACTCAAATCCGAACGCGAGGACCTGAAAGCCGACCTGCAGGAGGCAAAGGAGGCCCGCGACGAGCAACAGGCCGCAGTCTCCGAAGTCGAGCGGGACCTCGAATCCGAGCAGGAAACGCAGGAACGTCTGGAGTGGGAAATCGACGAACTCGAAGCGCAGGTCGGCGACTACGACCCCGAGGACGTGCCCGACCACGAGACGGTCGAACAGGAGATCGACCGGCTGGAGACGGAGATGGAGAAGCTGGAGCCGGTCAACATGCGCGCCATCGAGGAGTACGACCGGGTCGACGACGACCTGCAGGAACTCGAAGACAAGAAGGCGACGCTGGTCGAGGAGGCCGACGGCATCCGCGACCGCATCGACACCTATGAGGCGCGCAAGAAGGAGACGTTCATGGACTCCTTTACGGAGATAAACGACCAGTTCCAGGACATCTTCGAGCGGCTCTCGAACGGCACCGGCCATCTCCACCTCGAAGACGAGGACGACCCATTCGAGGGCGGGCTGACGATGAAGGCCCAGCCGGGCGACAAGCCCATCCAGCGGTTGAACGCCATGTCCGGCGGAGAGAAGTCCCTGACGGCGCTGGCGTTCATCTTCGCCATCCAGCGGCACAACCCCGCGCCGTTCTACGCGCTGGACGAGGTCGACGCCTTCCTCGACGCGGCCAACGCCGATCTCGTCGGCGAACTGGTGGACGAACTCGCCGGCGACGCCCAGTTCGTCGTCGTTTCCCACCGCTCGGCCATGCTCGAACGATCCGAGCGGGCCATCGGCGTGATGATGCAGGGCGACAACGTGAGCGCCGTAACTGGCATCGACCTCAGCGGTGAGGGCGCAGACGACGGTGATGAGGAGGTCCCTGCCGATGACTAG
- a CDS encoding segregation and condensation protein A, with protein sequence MTSEPPHGSEQSSGDSEEPRDDEATDDQPDDIPLDITGHEDREPPGESDDAAALLGDSAGADTPEQADATDGETADDGDEDGDVEPVEVLVQLADDGEIDPWDIDVVRVTDKFLDRIDDADLRTSGRALFYASVLIRMKSDAMLGEGQTEEEPAEPWEQAMHEDAPIEEPDPFAALESEMDRRLERRRARGMPQTLDELVRDLRDAERDSWWKESREYDTSDSPSGFDRGTQELDYRGADDMRLDEEPSAADVTGTAHAENIDDIIADVHDAVREQYDKGREEVLYREVDTAGGTRVETFLGLLFLAHRGQVRLQQDDLFGDLWIQDPSAATGSDEAVAD encoded by the coding sequence ATGACTAGCGAGCCGCCACATGGCTCGGAACAGTCGAGCGGCGACAGTGAGGAGCCGCGAGACGACGAGGCGACGGACGACCAGCCGGACGATATCCCACTTGACATCACCGGCCACGAGGACCGCGAGCCGCCCGGCGAGTCGGACGACGCCGCGGCGCTGCTGGGGGACTCTGCTGGCGCAGACACCCCGGAGCAGGCCGACGCCACGGACGGGGAGACTGCGGACGACGGCGACGAGGATGGGGACGTCGAACCGGTCGAGGTGCTGGTCCAGCTCGCGGACGACGGCGAGATCGACCCGTGGGACATCGACGTGGTGCGGGTCACCGACAAGTTCCTCGACCGCATCGACGACGCGGACCTGCGCACGTCGGGCCGGGCGTTGTTCTACGCGAGCGTCCTCATCCGGATGAAAAGCGACGCGATGCTCGGCGAGGGACAGACTGAGGAGGAACCGGCCGAGCCGTGGGAGCAGGCGATGCACGAGGACGCGCCCATCGAGGAGCCGGACCCCTTCGCCGCGCTGGAGTCGGAGATGGACCGCCGGCTCGAACGCCGGCGCGCCCGCGGGATGCCACAGACGCTCGACGAACTGGTTCGAGACCTCCGGGACGCCGAGCGCGACTCGTGGTGGAAGGAGTCCCGGGAGTATGACACCAGCGACTCCCCGAGTGGGTTCGACCGCGGGACGCAAGAACTGGATTACCGCGGGGCCGACGACATGCGACTGGACGAGGAGCCGTCGGCCGCGGACGTGACCGGGACAGCCCACGCCGAGAACATCGACGACATCATCGCCGACGTCCACGACGCCGTCCGCGAGCAGTACGACAAGGGCCGCGAGGAGGTGCTGTACCGCGAGGTCGACACCGCCGGCGGGACCCGCGTAGAGACGTTCCTCGGGTTGCTCTTTCTGGCCCACCGCGGACAGGTCCGGCTCCAGCAGGACGACCTCTTCGGCGACCTCTGGATTCAGGACCCGAGCGCCGCGACCGGGTCGGACGAGGCCGTCGCGGACTGA
- a CDS encoding site-2 protease family protein — protein sequence MATQSSPPELPDPEALADTFHVYEVDRTAEDGVRYYGEPMTESEQVIHRIAPAFRQRGYRVALKREMGEWVLIAQERSLGVDGIPWLNVGLAVLTLLSTLYAGTRWYGLSVLEDPTAMLAAWPFAAAALGILAVHEFGHYVMSRYHEVEASLPYFLPFPNVLGTLGAVISMNDHIPDRKALFDIGVAGPLAGLAATVVVTAIGVTLPPVEVTSGIVTNIELGYPLLLQGIAAAMGEPLEYANPQLLPNPVVIGGWVGAFVTFLNLLPVGQLDGAHVARSLFGDRLSLVQLAVPAALFGLAGYLVAFEGGRAAGLWAFWGILALVFGRLGSATPLDETPLGLGRWAVGLLTFVLGMLCFVPVPLVITM from the coding sequence ATGGCGACCCAGTCCTCGCCGCCGGAGTTGCCGGACCCGGAAGCGCTCGCGGATACCTTCCACGTCTACGAGGTCGACAGGACCGCAGAGGACGGCGTCCGGTACTACGGCGAGCCGATGACCGAGTCAGAGCAGGTCATCCACCGCATCGCGCCGGCGTTCCGCCAGCGCGGGTATCGCGTCGCGCTCAAACGAGAGATGGGCGAGTGGGTACTGATTGCACAGGAGCGGTCGCTCGGCGTCGACGGCATCCCGTGGTTGAACGTCGGACTCGCCGTCCTGACGCTGTTGTCGACGCTGTACGCCGGGACTCGCTGGTACGGGCTGTCCGTTCTCGAAGACCCGACAGCGATGCTCGCGGCGTGGCCCTTCGCCGCGGCAGCGCTCGGCATCCTCGCAGTCCACGAGTTCGGCCACTACGTCATGAGTCGCTACCACGAGGTAGAGGCGAGCCTGCCGTACTTCCTGCCGTTCCCGAATGTCCTCGGGACGCTGGGGGCGGTCATCAGCATGAACGACCACATCCCCGACCGCAAGGCGCTGTTCGACATCGGCGTCGCCGGCCCGCTCGCGGGCCTCGCCGCGACGGTCGTCGTGACTGCTATCGGCGTGACGCTCCCGCCGGTGGAGGTCACGAGCGGCATCGTCACGAACATCGAACTCGGCTACCCGCTCCTGCTGCAGGGCATCGCCGCGGCGATGGGCGAACCGCTGGAGTACGCGAACCCGCAACTGCTCCCGAACCCGGTCGTCATCGGCGGCTGGGTGGGGGCGTTCGTGACCTTCCTGAACCTCCTGCCTGTCGGGCAACTCGACGGCGCACACGTCGCCCGGTCGCTGTTTGGCGACCGCCTGTCGCTGGTCCAGCTAGCCGTCCCCGCCGCCCTGTTCGGGCTCGCGGGCTACCTCGTCGCCTTCGAAGGCGGGCGGGCGGCCGGGCTGTGGGCGTTCTGGGGAATTCTGGCGCTGGTGTTCGGCCGGCTCGGCTCCGCGACGCCGCTGGACGAGACGCCGCTGGGACTGGGCCGCTGGGCTGTCGGCCTGCTTACGTTCGTTCTGGGGATGCTCTGTTTCGTCCCGGTGCCGCTCGTCATCACGATGTAG
- a CDS encoding DUF7576 family protein gives MKLPTPYALGGTYYVETVSVGKQTDNETVRDCVVCGGHVYADDWHLVVGVVDTTGDRQRHHHCSDDCLTEWLTLMTAA, from the coding sequence ATGAAGTTGCCAACGCCGTACGCTCTCGGTGGGACCTACTACGTCGAGACGGTGTCAGTCGGGAAACAGACGGACAACGAGACCGTTCGCGATTGCGTGGTCTGTGGCGGCCACGTGTACGCCGACGACTGGCATCTCGTTGTCGGCGTCGTAGACACGACCGGCGACCGACAGCGCCATCATCACTGTAGCGACGATTGCCTGACCGAGTGGCTCACACTTATGACGGCTGCCTGA
- a CDS encoding pyridoxamine 5'-phosphate oxidase, giving the protein MVTVSGPWTSEEMEQFLSAETVPLRLGCRTPADRPWMLSLWYRFVDGAFECATGADAAVVDYLDYDADVSFEVSTNEPPYCGVRGNGTATMTADEDKSVLTDLLHRYLGGTDSPLAKRLLAPDRREIQITITPDRLHTWDYSNRM; this is encoded by the coding sequence ATGGTGACTGTCTCCGGACCGTGGACAAGCGAGGAGATGGAACAGTTTCTCAGCGCCGAAACTGTGCCACTCCGCCTCGGGTGTCGAACCCCAGCAGACAGGCCCTGGATGCTCTCGCTCTGGTATCGGTTCGTTGACGGTGCCTTCGAGTGTGCGACTGGGGCGGACGCGGCAGTCGTCGACTACCTCGACTATGACGCCGATGTCTCGTTCGAAGTCTCGACGAACGAGCCACCGTACTGCGGTGTCAGGGGTAACGGGACAGCGACGATGACAGCGGACGAGGATAAAAGCGTTCTCACTGACTTGTTACACCGGTATCTCGGCGGCACTGACTCGCCGCTGGCCAAACGACTGCTTGCACCTGACCGCCGTGAGATACAGATCACCATCACACCCGACCGCCTCCACACCTGGGACTACAGCAACCGAATGTAA
- a CDS encoding HalX domain-containing protein, with translation MQMRGETEEATVLVVDDEQDIADLYSTWLQTAHDVRTAHSGTEALQLADASVDVVFLDRQMPEMSGDEVLDAIAQQGIDPAVVMVTAVDPDFDIVEMPFDEYLTKPVTREELLDTVSEMLVRTTYDEQVQEYFAVASKKATLEMQKNTPQLEASDEYQSVNEQFHELRERVDATAAEINDFESVFQQFPGSGLSSG, from the coding sequence GTGCAAATGCGTGGTGAGACGGAGGAGGCAACGGTGCTCGTCGTCGACGATGAGCAAGACATCGCAGATCTGTATTCGACGTGGCTGCAGACCGCACACGACGTTCGAACCGCACACAGCGGTACGGAAGCGCTCCAGTTAGCTGACGCGTCGGTCGACGTCGTTTTTCTGGACCGACAGATGCCCGAGATGAGTGGTGACGAGGTGCTAGACGCGATTGCACAACAGGGCATCGACCCGGCAGTGGTGATGGTGACGGCCGTCGACCCGGATTTCGACATCGTCGAGATGCCCTTCGACGAGTACCTGACCAAGCCGGTCACCCGCGAGGAGCTCCTCGACACTGTCTCGGAGATGCTCGTCCGAACCACGTACGACGAGCAGGTCCAGGAGTACTTCGCCGTGGCTTCGAAGAAGGCAACGCTAGAGATGCAGAAGAACACGCCGCAACTCGAAGCGAGCGACGAATACCAGAGCGTCAACGAACAGTTCCACGAACTCCGTGAAAGAGTCGACGCCACGGCGGCAGAGATTAACGATTTCGAGTCTGTTTTCCAGCAGTTCCCCGGCAGCGGCCTCTCGTCTGGGTAA
- a CDS encoding DUF7115 domain-containing protein, translated as MEIPDLVQQELGDEEIRGGVNLGDEDAACFTPTRTLVYRSEGLLSDEKVASYPHDFERLTVSEGRRKTKFSLIYTGEKLELSVPGNRSDAVLERLLEGKLAVSGAIAPDESLAGVFRFSELTLVVTDRQLLKHIGNVTWDADYEAFSFDDVTGLEFEEGSVATAVVLSFNERPERIKAPSEEAPMVRKTLEEALFAYHDVDSLADLNTKVGADPDESADEAGNGLGLESGIDPLVSNDEEGGDDSETASASTSTQAATQPASEQGPTAEATTETRATGTAGIDTDSVEPDTSTDPDITELEAQVAELTAAVEAQNEQLQKQERTIKQLIKELRQGR; from the coding sequence ATGGAGATACCAGACCTCGTCCAGCAGGAACTCGGGGACGAGGAGATCCGGGGCGGTGTCAACCTCGGCGACGAAGACGCGGCCTGTTTCACACCGACCCGGACGCTCGTCTACCGCAGTGAGGGCCTTCTCAGCGACGAGAAGGTCGCCAGCTATCCACACGACTTCGAACGGCTCACCGTTTCGGAGGGCCGGCGCAAGACCAAGTTCTCGCTCATCTACACCGGCGAGAAGCTCGAGCTGTCCGTTCCCGGCAACCGTAGCGACGCCGTCCTCGAACGGCTACTCGAAGGCAAGCTCGCCGTCTCGGGCGCTATTGCCCCGGACGAGAGTCTCGCCGGCGTGTTCCGGTTCAGCGAACTCACGCTGGTGGTTACCGACCGCCAGTTGCTCAAGCACATCGGTAACGTCACCTGGGATGCCGACTACGAAGCGTTCTCCTTCGATGACGTGACCGGCCTTGAGTTCGAAGAGGGCAGCGTCGCTACGGCTGTCGTGCTCTCGTTTAACGAGCGACCGGAACGCATCAAGGCTCCGTCCGAGGAAGCACCGATGGTCCGGAAAACGCTCGAAGAGGCACTCTTCGCGTATCACGACGTCGACTCGCTTGCCGACCTCAACACCAAGGTCGGGGCCGACCCAGACGAGAGTGCAGACGAAGCTGGCAACGGTCTCGGCCTGGAATCCGGTATCGACCCCCTTGTGAGCAACGACGAGGAGGGCGGTGATGATTCCGAGACTGCATCTGCGAGCACCAGCACGCAGGCCGCGACCCAACCGGCCAGTGAGCAGGGACCTACCGCCGAAGCCACGACGGAGACACGAGCCACTGGCACAGCAGGGATAGACACTGACTCGGTCGAGCCGGACACCTCCACGGACCCCGATATCACTGAACTCGAAGCACAGGTCGCCGAACTGACCGCTGCTGTCGAGGCCCAGAACGAACAGCTCCAGAAGCAAGAGCGTACGATCAAACAGCTCATCAAGGAACTCCGGCAAGGCCGCTGA
- a CDS encoding DUF5830 family protein: MFGVESVIVSETRDPVELGVELLAHLEHGELSVADALDRIETVTTNPQVQREILDTAVMRGLIERENGVVRPRSQGSYVNFDSDVTVREGEFSCQRCGAAISTGHFVQFDGGELGPFGSTCIRKVLGRE, from the coding sequence TTGTTCGGGGTTGAATCGGTGATTGTGTCCGAGACGCGAGACCCGGTCGAACTGGGTGTCGAACTGCTCGCCCATCTGGAACACGGGGAGCTGTCCGTCGCCGACGCCCTCGACCGTATCGAGACGGTGACAACCAATCCACAGGTCCAGCGCGAGATACTCGATACCGCCGTGATGCGGGGCCTCATCGAACGCGAGAACGGCGTCGTCCGCCCGCGGTCACAGGGGTCGTACGTGAATTTCGACAGCGATGTCACTGTCCGTGAGGGGGAGTTCTCGTGTCAGCGCTGTGGTGCAGCTATCAGTACGGGCCACTTCGTCCAGTTCGACGGTGGCGAACTGGGACCGTTCGGATCGACGTGTATTCGGAAAGTGTTAGGGCGGGAGTAG
- a CDS encoding TVP38/TMEM64 family protein: MDRLAKRQLVGTAGLVAVVAIVTTLLTPERVVAQLMHLADHPVYLAGVIVGLYLVRPFFAWPTMPLSAFVGFTLGIKYGFPVALMGALVTCLIPYRFALRAGEQGGMFGWLGDSGRRIIEVTGEMRGVLAARLSPVPADPVSYGAGFARVSPRSFAVGTFLGEIPWVAVEVTAGASLRSLTLTGLTIDALPHVLLFSAALAVLVLAGPAYRHINAPNTS; this comes from the coding sequence ATGGACCGCCTCGCGAAGCGACAGCTGGTCGGGACCGCCGGGCTGGTGGCAGTCGTCGCTATCGTGACGACGCTGCTTACACCCGAGCGCGTGGTGGCCCAACTGATGCACCTCGCGGACCATCCTGTCTACCTCGCGGGCGTTATCGTCGGACTGTATCTGGTCCGCCCGTTCTTCGCGTGGCCGACGATGCCGCTATCCGCGTTCGTCGGCTTCACTCTCGGCATCAAGTATGGCTTCCCGGTCGCACTGATGGGTGCACTCGTCACCTGCCTCATCCCCTACCGCTTCGCACTCCGGGCTGGCGAACAGGGTGGGATGTTCGGCTGGCTGGGGGACTCCGGCCGCCGGATCATCGAGGTGACCGGCGAGATGCGGGGCGTCCTCGCAGCGCGGCTCTCACCGGTTCCCGCGGACCCTGTGTCCTATGGGGCCGGATTCGCCCGCGTCTCGCCCCGGTCGTTCGCCGTCGGTACCTTCCTCGGCGAGATTCCGTGGGTCGCCGTCGAGGTCACGGCAGGGGCGTCCCTGCGGTCGTTGACGCTCACCGGCCTCACTATCGACGCGCTCCCACACGTCCTGCTGTTTTCTGCGGCGCTGGCTGTGCTGGTGCTTGCGGGACCGGCCTATCGCCACATCAACGCTCCGAACACGTCGTGA